DNA sequence from the Diorhabda sublineata isolate icDioSubl1.1 chromosome 6, icDioSubl1.1, whole genome shotgun sequence genome:
aaacaaataaaaacaatcttAAAATACCAATTATCACCCGTAAACATATTTATGACATTTTACTCTAAAAATATAGATAGAACGATACGAGtgtcaaattaattatttctattgtacttcttattattatttatgtctCAACATTATCTATGGTCGGAATATAGGAATCATCGAAACTAATATAACCTCACATTTGAACTAGTTTACgaatattaatttaaacatttcgtTACATTgatgattattaataaagatattcgattaataataaaagagtatttatttttacattatataattataaaacattGAACAACTGCACGGGTTTGTAAGTGTTTTTCcccaataacaataattatttttacgaacaattaaaaacttatttatctaatattttaacTACGTATTATTTGGAGAGGTGAAAATATTcgatttcttattaaaataatgttaaagAAACGATACAGACAGAACTGAAAAAATTGTAGTAGCAGGTGGACAACGACGTTCGTATTGGTTAGAAATGTAAACATTAGTTATCTCTATAATTCGGAtttacactttttataaaaatactttagtcttgtttcaattttaatctacttattaacaaatatactttagtattaaaaatctcttttacttattagaaaaaaaaaaatacgtaaaCATACAAGATGGAAGTTCCATTTATATATCTACTATTCGAATGATATAATCGATTAATATATCgatcaaatatttgaaagaacAAAATTTATGACATTTTAGTCTAAAAATATAGATAGAACGAAACGAGtgtcaaattaattatttctattgtaCTTCTTATTTGTGGAGAAGCTAAAATATTCGATTTAGTAGTAAAAAACGATACAAACGAGTATTAGCAGGTGGACAACGACGCCGCTATTGGTCAGAAATGGAAACTTTAGTTATCGACTTTCAATAGGAATTTTTTAGTTCCGTTCAAATTTTAATCTACTCATAAGTGAATACATTCGAATAGTTAAATAGTTAAGAATCATTTTTAGCCTTATTTGCACataattattagataaaaaaacaacttttttaataCGCACACTCGTAAGTAAACGTACGAGATGGGAATTCCCGTCGATATATCAACTAGTTAAAAAATAACGGTTATTTATTAAcgcaaacaaataaaaacatttttaaaataccaATTATCACCCGTAAacatatttaaatacttttcatttCGTTTTTAAATTCGGTTAAAGCCGTGTGTATCCTAAAATGTAACCTCGATTCTAGCGAATAACCAGTGTAATTCTTTTTAGCATCTTCTAAAGCTAGAATCGCTTTTTGTCTATTACCGTTACTCCATTCGACTAAAGCGAGCTCGACGATTGCGTAAGGAATTATATAATGATCTTCTACTAGAGATTTATTCATCGAAATGACGGTTTCGAAGCAATTTAGGGCTAGTAAAGGGCTTCCCATATGCCTTAGACAAGCCCCTTGTAGAAGTAGAGCTAAAGCTTTATTGTCGTTATCGTATTTTGTAGTTTTAGCGTTCGATTCTAAATTTTCCgctgttttttcaattaatttcaatattttactaGATATAGAAAAGTTATTGAATACCTTGAATAAATTCCATAGAAACATTAATTCTATTACCGGTAGTATTAAATTAccgttttgataaaaataacgtTCCGCTTTTTTTAACGCGAATTTTTCCATAGGTAAGGATTTTCCGGCGattctttgtttatatttcGGTACGTCTTTCATTAATTTatcgatttcttctttttctacgGTATCAATCGAATCTTCTTTCAACATCAATAAAATGGCCGCTTTCTGGTAACTGTACATAGTACGAGACCATTTGCTGTGTTGCAATAATTCAGAAGAATATATTAGAGCCTCCCTCCATTCTAAACGTAAACAGTGCACCCAAACAAGTTCCCAGAAACAGATGTGATGAAATTGCGGCCACAAATTCTGCGACTTCCAACTTTTCTCGTACCAATTTCTACTGGCATCGAGATTTCCTTTCAGCAATTCTAATCTacctttgaaaaataaaaaccacaCACTTTTCGGGTATTTCTCGAGTCTTTTATCAATTATATCCGCGCATTGTTTGATATCCCCTTCTCGATGACTCAACACGTGCAAAGCTATCAAATTGTAACCCAATATAGCCATAATGGAAAGTACTTGCCTGATACCGCGGGTCTCGCAACCCAAATACAATTCTTGTAAACCTTTTTGTTTGCTTCCCGAAAAACCGATGAATTCCAGCAGTTTGATCACTCTACCGGGTAACATCGATATCATCAAATTGAAAACGCCTATCCCCACTCTCACCCCCCCTTCGAAATGCTCCTTGGTGGGGTCTTTctcccaatttttttttattaaaatttgataacacTCTTTGTACGAATTGAAGCACGATCTAATTTTTATCCCGGCTTTTATGAAACTCGCCAGAGTTTCGTCTTCGACGAACGTCAACAACGATTTTAATAACGAACTTTCGGCGTGACACAGCTCCGCGTGCGCCTCTACCGAACTAAACAATTCgaaattcacttttttcacCATTTTTCCCAGAGATTCGCCGAAAGTGTTTTTTTTCCGGTAACGATTACAGACGTTCATCGTTTGTTTTAAAGCTCTCGAAGCTTCTTTAATGGCGTCCGGTTCGAATGTTAACATGGCTTCCATGTATAAAAATAACGAGTGACCCAAAGAATGGTACATACTTATGTTGGCGTAAGGTGTCATTAGGCTTTTCGCTTCTAcgaattgattattaaaaaagaaatccaCCCCTTTTTTAGCCTCTTCCAGGGCTTGATACAACGGCATGTTTTCACTAACGGGAGTATCTTCGGCATCTTGAAATTCATCTTGATCATCACTGTCGTATATTATATTATCCGATGCACTCATTCTCGCGTAAATATTCACGTGATTGAAATTACAGACACGTTCACTCTCCGCTCCCAATATAGAACTAACGCATGTAACTTTCGACGTATTTTTAGTAACGTTGACTAAACCCCCTCTTTTAACATTTATTCGAACTTGACGAATCGATATTTTCAATCCTATTTACtatatgaaacaataaaaatgtcgGGGGTATAACCATAACTTCGTAATTAGCATtaaattcctatttttttttttttttatataaaagtatgaAATACTCTCAAGTACTTTTTGAGGTCAACCGaccaattttattttactttcacTGCTTTCTATATACTTGCATCTTACATTTACTTTCactaataattcatttaatctATACAATTCGatctattattattagtaataattaatttctattgaaaattctcgtaataattattataaaaacattaatcGAATGAATTATAATCGATACATAAGTTTTACGAGGGTCAAATCATATAtaacatttatacatatttttttcataaaattattaatttcttctataCTTAACTAAACTTTACCGATTATCTATTATAATTACACCACAATTAAtctgaatttaaatattttactctCTACAAATCAATTATCTATGGTCGTAATATTAAACGAATGATCGTAACTAACACAACCTCACATTTTTACCAGTttagttataatattttgttgtaattatGATTATTGATAaagatattcaattaaaaataaaagagttTTTGAGAGATTTAAATTGTTGTAACAGGTgtattttaagatattttgGATACAATCAGTTTGAAAATGGATGTAGTACTTATTTGTATCCCGAAACAGAAGTAAGTTTGAAACAATATTTGAggagatataaaataaatttaattttaggatATATTTAGTGACGATGTTTCGAATGAAATTGAGTCaaaaagaattaaaacaaaTCCTTGTAGAGCGTGCTTAGATTTATTATCTAATTCGACAATGGAATCTTGTGTGGAATGCTTTCCACCGGGATTTGAACAATACGATATTAATGAATTTACAACTTTTATATCATTACCAATATCAGTGTCTATTCGTGAATATAGTATGTTTATTTCGTTGAAAGATAAATTTCCTGAGGTCTATAACAATTTGGGATTTTCTAGtgagtttcaataaaaattctcataacctcactttccacttttattatttacgtattttagatatacagggtgttaaaactatttttaaaatatcgtGTAGCGATCTTATGGCGGAAAAGTTGAGAAAAGTATCGAGTAAATCcgcaaaatttcaagttaatataaatattaattacaagGATGAAAAAAAAGTACGTCAATTCGTTTTCAAGATAAATATCatgatttatataattttttttgttaggaaactgaaaatttaagtaaacttgatgtaaaaaaattaaatcgagGTGCTGTAAAggacatttttgttaattgcgATGATGgtacttttaaaaaacattttccagTACCACCGAACGTTCAAAGCGAAAACGTTACATTTGATATAACTTACAGctcttctaatttatttttgggGGGTaggtatttgaaattttcgagAGAAATGGGGCAAACCACTTTTATCGTTAATAATGTAGCTATTACCGAATCGAGCGTACAAGATATCTTATTTGAAAGTATCAGTAAAACGTtaaggtaagttttttttttcaatataaggtaagtattttttagtatttatgtAATTATAGGTGTGATGTGGGTAGTATGACATTTTCTGCTAGTGGTAGAGAAGATTCGGATACGAGAATGTTAGGGGAAGGTAGGccattttatatagaaatagaaaaaccaaaatatagTACTATAACCGAAAAACAGTGcagagaaattgaaatttctattttaaaatcgGATGCAGTGGTAGTTTTGAAGCTTCAACAGGTAAATTACACATTTCTTCTCAAATAAAACGTTTATTCTTTggtatttcttaaaaatttccATTACTGTGTACTTTTTATCTTATAAAAACGTTATAAGTCTCATGGTACTAAATATAGTGGTCAAGATTGATTTAGGAGAGTTTCAGAGGCACAACGAGTTCTTATAATGAAATCGAAAGctgcttgtttttttttctaggcTTTCCTCACTTACCAAATCTTCCGTTGCTTGTTTGATTGAACTaattcatccattttttgtatatttccaTCTATTATTATGTTTAAACTGTTTCTTGTACTAAACTaactcattttcaattttaaatcacTCATAATATCACCATTCAACATTCCCTGTAACTTCTATGAGGTTTTTTGTCTGTGGAATAGAATATAGgctgttgttttttgttttaacaacCTGGAACGTGTTCTGGGATGTAATTTTCAAGTTTCAACTCCTTTTTGGTTGTCTCGATTGTCTAACAATAGCAGTAAAGTGCTAGTTGAGACAACTAGAGATAGTTATAACATAAAAGTTTGGCTATTTGCTCCccaattaatataatttttttccaccaTATCACGAATCCTTTAGATTTATTCAATCGAAAACATTATGTACCTCTGTCTTACACATTTCTATTAGGTAACCCAGGCAGATACGAAAAGAATTAAGTTTGGTGAACAAGACAAGAGAAAACATTATACGGCTTTGTGTAAAACCATGGCTCCAAATATCGACGAAGTTgtcgaaataattaatttactgAGAGGTCCAATACAAATAGACCAAACGACACCTATCCGCGTGTTACATAGAAGATCACAGATGGTTAGGAAAAGGGATATTTGCGAGATAAAAGCCTCCGCCGTTGAAGGTAGACTTCCATAATAATTCCTATGTATATATAGAAACGTTTCATTTACAGGACATCccgatttattttatttgcatcTCATAACACAAGCTGGAACTTACGTAAAGGAGTTTGTTCACGGCGATTTTAACAGGACTAACCCGAATCTATCTAAGATGATCAGTTATCCTACGGACGTTCTAGCTTTGGATGTAACGAACGTGGAATTAGAATGGCCTTGAATGGATAAATAATGACTAATCGCgtacaatttttgtaaattattcgaagagaataaaaaaaatttgataaactacaaaattatttatttactcttAAATTTAAACTACCAAGGTCGCATTTTTGATTGCGTAGCGTGAGTCAGTATCCAAGTATTCTTCGGATCTTTCTGCATAGACATTTGTTTGTGTCTCGGATGAGTTTTACATAAATTGTATAGTCTCTGTTCACGCCAAATCATAAAACAATCCTTGCATCTTCTTTTAACTCGTCCTACTACTTTAAAACCACACGAaggtattaaatttattaaaaccgGTGTTAGGAAGTTAGATCGGATCGTATTTGGAGAACTGAACAGGTGGAAAGATGCTGCTTTTGTATAGGTAGGTAAACGTTTTGAGACGTTTAAACATGATCGAAGTAAAACTGGAAACATGTTTCTGAAATAATACTGccttaaattttatcaaaatgaatatatattcatactcacagttaaaaattattaatctcttgatgaattattataaatataacctcaaaaagtcTTCTTCTTTTACGAATACTGATAGAAAGTTTATATGAACtactttaattttaaaaactagTTTTGTATCTTTAAGGTAAATCCAATatttaattagatatttttattttataggattgaagattaatttgattaatattaaatagaaaagactgtttttctaatattgtttattgGTTGTTGAATAAACAGGAAAAAGACGGCGACAAAatcgtaaaatcatagaataaGTAAAATGATTGAGGTTtctttcaataacaattattattttatctatgagtCGTATAACGGGTTGCGGATATAACAGGCGCTACAAAACACGTACTGTACTATGATAAACCGTTGCTCGAAAACTGATATGATTTTAGGAATCTCCATGGGAAAATACATGTAACTACGcgtttttttcgatactttccttTATCTAATGTGATTGATAGCtgcttataaaaatataaaatttgtatataatttgatCTCAACCTTAAGGAGAGGCAACCAATCATACACAATGCTTAGAACTGGTCGTTGAATAAACAGGAAAAAGACAATTAATAGTTTACGGCTTCGCTCCGTAGACGGCGACAAAatcgtaaaatcatagaataaGTAAAATGATTGaggtttcatttcaataaaatttattattttatctatgagtCGTATAACGGGTTGCGGATATGACAGGCGCTACAAATCACGTGCGTCCTCTGTGCCAGAATGTCCGAACCACACTTTCCTGTGATAAACCGttgctcaaattcgaaaactgaTATGATTTTCGAAATCTCCATaagaaaatacagtttttttctattatttgtgTGGTATAGCTAAAGACTAATCACTTGATGTCGTCATGATAGGTTCCTATAAACCGAAGGgcgttttgaataattttttatactaggGTATCTGCTATGATCACTTTTATTTCGATGTTTTTCCTCTGTAAATAGTTGTTTTCATAGGTGGGTGAGGTAAATTGAAACAAGGGATAAATATAGAAaagattctttatttttatcaagttaCATTACTTAAAAATGATGAACTGACGCACCAAGTGATACTGAAATGTCATCACTTTTTTTTCATCAGTCTTGAGCTGAAAAGTCTGCCGACGCGCACTAGAACAGACACTATATACAAAGCGTTcattttttttgctatttaaaattatatatatcacCGTGTACAGTTTTCCGTAGTTGTTTCTTCTATAGCACAGCACACATGTAGATGATCAATCAGTATCAATTAATCTGAATATTAAGAAAAACTCCCATGTTGATCGATACTTTctttctcaatttttgttttttttttaattaatattataccTGAGTTTAGCAACGCAATTGTCACGGATTTAAATTGAACAAtatttataccaatttttgaaaattttgaatatacatCGACATgagaattttttggtttttttttgagGATGATGTAGAAATTCTCTTTGTTGTTTCTAAGCGACCAAGAAAAATCTGCAACGGAAAACGACATCACACTATGGATATTTGTccaatttcactttttttaatatcaaataattaaaaaactacgTGGGACAATGGATATTTCGAAAAATGAGTTTGTAACAATTCGAACTATTAGTACCCTCAAGCTCAAGGTAGTGAACGTGTTAAATTTAATAAGGGTTAACCAACTATATTAGATGGCAGCTTTTTTCAAGGCTGTTTCGCTTTGTAGAAGATGAAATGATAAGATCCAAGTACCCCCAAATTTTAAACTACACTTAAAACAACAAACGACTGTATGCATACAGGGAAACTTTGACTTATAGATACAGTTGGCAGAGAACGTGTTAAATTGAAAACAGATTCTACCTAAAATCACCATAAATTGTGATACAAGTGTTTTCTTTATCGAAATTGCGATGAAAAGATTTCAGGGCGTTGTTAAGATACTGCGagtccttttttttttaaaataaatatataatataaatatagaattttccaaaattactaCTGAAAagggaaatttttgaaacttatgGTTGAAGAAGGATAAAAAAGgatgatatttataaaattacaatagaaaaaggataaaataagaaacaattcataaaattacTGGTGGAAGGGGACAAAaagtatgaaattttcaaaattgttgtgaaacaaagataaaaaatataaaaatttgcaaGTTACTGTttaaaatggatgaaattcataaaattattgttaaaaggataaaattcataatattacATTGAACGTGGATGACATTTATAAAATTGCTGATGAAAAAGgatcaaaaatgatgaaattcacaaaattactgttaaaaaaagacaaaatatgtagacattttcgaaattactgtcaaaaatgggtaaaaaatagagaattttgaaaattacgaTGGGAAAAGgatttgaaaaagtaaaatttccaaaattatagttgaaaagggataaaaaacacaaaattttgaaaattttagttgaaaaagtattgaaaaagaagaaattcacaaaattaactgttaaaaaaagacaaaatatgtagacattttcgaaattactgtcaaaaatgggtaaaaaatagagaattttgaaaattacgaTGGGAAAAGgatttgaaaaagtaaaatttccaaaattatggTTGAAAAGggataaaaaacacaaaattttgaaaatttcagtcggaaaagtattgaaaaagaagaaattcacaaaattactgttaaaaaaagacaaaataagtagacattttcgaaattactgTCAAAAATGGGTGAAAAatagagaattttgaaaattacgaTGGGAAAAGgatttgaaaaagtaaaatttccaaaattattgttaaaaagggataaaaaacacaaaattttgaaaatttcagttgaaaaagtattgaaaaagaagaaattcacAAAATTACTGTTAAAAAAGGACAAAATAAgtagacattttcgaaattactgtcaaaaatgggtaaaaaatagagaattttgaaaattacgaTGGGAAAAGgatttgaaaaagtaaaatttccaaaattatagttgaaaagggataaaaaacacaaaattttggaaattttagttgaaaaagtattgaaaaagaagaaattcacAAAATTACTGTTAAAAAAGGACAAAATATgtagacattttcgaaattactgtcaaaaatgggtaaaaaatagagaattttgaaaattacgaTGGGAAAAGgatttgaaaaagtaaaatttccaaaattattgttaaaaagggataaaaaacacaaaattttgaaaattttagttgaaaaagtattgaaaaagaagaaattcacaaaattactgttaaaaaaagacaaaatatgtagacattttcgaaattactgtcaaaaatgggtaaaaaatagagaattttgaaaattacgaTGGGAAAAGgatttgaaaaagtaaaatttccaaaattatggTTGAAAAGggataaaaaacacaaaattttggaaatttcagtcggaaaagtattgaaaaagaagaaattcacaaaattactgttaaaaaaagacaaaatatgtagacattttcgaaattactgtcaaaaatgggtaaaaaatagagaattttgaaaattacgaTGGGAAAAGgatttgaaaaagtaaaatttccaaaattatagttgaaaagggataaaaaacacaaaattttggaaattttagttgaaaaagtattgaaaaagaagaaattcacaaaattattgttggaaaagaaccaaaaagattaaaaatactaaaataactgccgaaaaaggataaaaatttcaatattctaaAACTAACGCCGAAGAAGAATCAAACcgttgaaaaaaattcaaaaatcaaaacgtTTCCAAATGCGGGGTAGGagatgataaaaagaaaaaacaagaaattccGACTCACCAGCTAGCGGCAGCCGCCGTAGTAGCGGCGACCTTAAGTTTCCTCATTTCCTTGCAGGCCCAATTGGCCAACGTCTTAGTCCTGTTAACCCTGCTACGTCTACCTTGCGACAACATATCATTAATCGGTTCCAGATCCAATAACTGAACCATAGGCGCCCCGAAGGCCGTACACAAATCCCCGACCATACCGGCGGCAACGGCGACAGTACCATCGGAATGTTCGCTATCCTGAGCTACCACAGTTATAAATTGAACGATAAACGGAATGTGCGGTTCGAGTATCATAACTTCGGGATTGGGCGTCGGTCCGTCGCCCTTCAGACCCTGCAATATGCCGGTGTAAGCGTCCAACACCCCTTCCCGCAACTCGTTCAGATATTCGATCATATCGAAATCGGTGCGATCGACTTGGGCTTGGGAAGCTTGCGCCAACGTCGATAGAACGACGTCCAAATATTTCTTGAATTCGGAACCGATGCTGAGTCCGATGTCGCCGAATACGGATAGTATCTGGGGTTTTACGCTACGGTGGACAGATTGGTCTCGGAGATTTTCCAATAGGATGGTCATTATTTCGTCGCAGTAcggtaatattttcaatttcaacgCTCTGAATATGTCGCCGGTTAGACCGACTGCGGTGCCGCACACTTGGTATTCTTGGTGGTTCTTTAGACCGAGATAGAGAAACGGTTTGAAGGCGTCCatgtattttatgaaattttcccCTAGGACTTCCACTAATGTTGATACCGCCATCAAAGCGTCTTCTTGTACACctacaaataacaaaatatatcatttatataTACGGGATGTcccgatttttttaatttttttattttttctggtttcttgttatttttttttaggttaggttcaaTTTTATTGTGAATACAATTTAAATGATGGACCGATGAGGAATGATACGAAAGTCTTCGGTAGGATGGATCTAAAGGATAACATTTAACACAATATGGTTGAAAAAGGATTAAAAATGTGGGCATTTCCAAAATTACTGTTAAAGGAGttgaaaaaagatgaaatacacgaaattttggaaaattttggttggaaaaggataaaaaatgtggaaatatcCAAAATTGCTGTTGAAGGAGgagaattttctgaaattattattggaaaaggatcgaaatgatgaaatttacaaaattatggTTGAAAAAGGAccgaaaaagatgaaaatttcaaaattatagttgaaaaaggataaaaaatttgaaaatttccaaaattgcAATTGAAGGAGgagaattttct
Encoded proteins:
- the LOC130445561 gene encoding tetratricopeptide repeat protein 39B-like, producing the protein MSASDNIIYDSDDQDEFQDAEDTPVSENMPLYQALEEAKKGVDFFFNNQFVEAKSLMTPYANISMYHSLGHSLFLYMEAMLTFEPDAIKEASRALKQTMNVCNRYRKKNTFGESLGKMVKKVNFELFSSVEAHAELCHAESSLLKSLLTFVEDETLASFIKAGIKIRSCFNSYKECYQILIKKNWEKDPTKEHFEGGVRVGIGVFNLMISMLPGRVIKLLEFIGFSGSKQKGLQELYLGCETRGIRQVLSIMAILGYNLIALHVLSHREGDIKQCADIIDKRLEKYPKSVWFLFFKGRLELLKGNLDASRNWYEKSWKSQNLWPQFHHICFWELVWVHCLRLEWREALIYSSELLQHSKWSRTMYSYQKAAILLMLKEDSIDTVEKEEIDKLMKDVPKYKQRIAGKSLPMEKFALKKAERYFYQNGNLILPVIELMFLWNLFKVFNNFSISSKILKLIEKTAENLESNAKTTKYDNDNKALALLLQGACLRHMGSPLLALNCFETVISMNKSLVEDHYIIPYAIVELALVEWSNGNRQKAILALEDAKKNYTGYSLESRLHFRIHTALTEFKNEMKSI
- the LOC130445562 gene encoding putative tRNA pseudouridine synthase Pus10, which translates into the protein MIIDKDIQLKIKEFLRDLNCCNRCILRYFGYNQFENGCSTYLYPETEDIFSDDVSNEIESKRIKTNPCRACLDLLSNSTMESCVECFPPGFEQYDINEFTTFISLPISVSIREYSMFISLKDKFPEVYNNLGFSNIQGVKTIFKISCSDLMAEKLRKVSSKSAKFQVNININYKDEKKETENLSKLDVKKLNRGAVKDIFVNCDDGTFKKHFPVPPNVQSENVTFDITYSSSNLFLGGRYLKFSREMGQTTFIVNNVAITESSVQDILFESISKTLRCDVGSMTFSASGREDSDTRMLGEGRPFYIEIEKPKYSTITEKQCREIEISILKSDAVVVLKLQQVTQADTKRIKFGEQDKRKHYTALCKTMAPNIDEVVEIINLLRGPIQIDQTTPIRVLHRRSQMVRKRDICEIKASAVEGHPDLFYLHLITQAGTYVKEFVHGDFNRTNPNLSKMISYPTDVLALDVTNVELEWP